TTTACTGCTTTTTTTTACTTTTGTTACGTCTTTAGGAGTAGTGCCTTTAAAAATAGGCTCTTGCTGAATTTGATTTTGAGCTGTCCAGCTTTCTGCAAAGGTTGAACATGGATTGTAAAAAGCAATTAGTGTTGTGACTAAAAAAATAATGCAAAACTTTTTCATAAATAATACTACCTCCAAAATTTGTTTAAAGCATGAATATATTCCAAAAATATAATATAAAAATAAGATTAAATTTGTAGATTCACTATTTTTAGCCTTAGTCATACTTTATTTTTTTAATATATTCTATATTTATAATATATTAATCAGTATTTTTTGTCTGAACACGATTACTGGATTATAAGATTAACATGATTTTTTAACAATATTTTTTTTTAAACTTGAAAAAATAAACACAGCAGTCTGTCTCTATGGATTGAGCATATTTTCTTGTTTAATCCTCTGATTGGTGTTATTTTAACTCCTGTTTTTTACGTTTTATTAAAAAGGAGCTATAAAAATGTCCGCTATAATATTTAATATTGAATTAGCTATTAAAATTGAAAAAAAAGATGATGCTTTTATTTCCTCTTGTCCTAATTTAGATGTTTTCTCACAAGGAGAAACAGAAAAAGAAGCTAAAAACAATATAATAGAAGCTTTAACAGCATTTTTTATTGGATGCATTGAATTAAATACCCTTGAAAGAGTTTTAAAAGAATGTGGTTTTAAACTTGAATCAGAGAACTCAGTTATAAAACATATAAAAGATACGTCAGAAGAATATGTTAATATACCTATATATCTTTTTGCTGATTCGAAAGGTCTTAACCCATGCCACGCATAGCGCCAGTTCACTGGAAAGTTCTTGAGTGTATCTTTCTTAAAGCAGGATTCATTTTTAAAGGACAAACAGGAAGTCATAGAAGATATTTGAAGGCAGGATGTATAAGACCCGTTGTCATTCCAGCGCATGATGTAATTAGACAAGATATAATTATGTCTAATCTTCGGACTGCTGGAATGAGTCGGGATGATTATTTCAAATTTTTGGCTTTTTGCTGACTTAATATTTTATCCTGTTCTTGTGCCATCCTTTAATTCCGTAATCGTGTTCAGACAATTTTTTCTGATTATAACGGTTTTTGGGGATTAAATTTTTAAGCAATTTCAGATATTTTAAAGAATCATGTTATCTTTTAGAGATTGTAGGGGCGACCGGCTGGTCGCCCAATTCCATTATGCAACAATTTCCAAAAGGGCGACCAGCCGGTCGCCCCTACAGTGAAATGGGCTGTAAATAAAGCCTCTGCATAGAACTTAACAGCCCTCCCCAAAAACCGTTATAATCAGAATAAAATGCTTCCGCTGTGCCAACTGACTTAAATTTTCGTAATTGTTTTCGCTTTTCCATAATTTTTTCTTTCCATACAATACTGACATATCATTACTATTTTTTAATATCAAAATTTCTATCTTCAATAATTTTAGCCTTAGACATCTGAACGATATGTCAGTTTTATGGTCGTATTAACATG
This portion of the Desulfobacterales bacterium genome encodes:
- a CDS encoding type II toxin-antitoxin system HicA family toxin, whose product is MPRIAPVHWKVLECIFLKAGFIFKGQTGSHRRYLKAGCIRPVVIPAHDVIRQDIIMSNLRTAGMSRDDYFKFLAFC